The stretch of DNA ATTGAAGTGAACGTTAAAAACaatccttcacaacacacaaaactGCGTGCAGTATACCGACAAAGACCATGGCTGAACAGGCACACCTTGATGAGCTGAAAGTTCCCACTTGCACAGAACACACGAAGCATCTTTTGAAGTCACCCGTGGGGCCCAACGTGCTGGTTTGCATCGCACGAGTCGTTCTGTCACAAGTGATGAAAATTAATATCTATGATGTTCGCACCCGTCGCTATAACTCCTCgcaaccccttcttcttcttcttctcctccttcttctgtttcaaGTCTGCATGTATTTGTTTGCCAaccgaagctttttttttcttccagcagAATTCTGCCATGGACACTTATATAATAGTCGTACGTTCTTTCCCATGCAGAACACGATGGTTTATCAatcatctcacccgaaagactagtatCCTAGTACCCAGACCAGAGGATAAGGTGCAACAGTGAGGgtcgaggggtggtggtgggtgggtaggggtggtggggggaggggggggggggggtagggggcgggaggAGAAGCTGGAAGAGTTGTTGGTGGGAGTGGGTGAGAGTACCGACACTTGCAGGAAGGAATTCAGAGTCCCCGGGCTCTACCAACCAGGTCACCACTGCCACTCCGCTCCACTGCCAACCTCACCCAGCCACCAACGtacttgctgttgttgtatttgtatttcttttcatcacaacagatttctctgtgtgaaattcgggctgctctccccagggagagagtgtcgctaaactacagcgccacccattaaaaaaaaaaaaaaattctgcgtgcagtttttatttgtttttcctatcgaagtggatttttctacagaattttgccagggacaacccttttgttgccgtgggttcttttacgtgcgctaagtgcatgctacacacgggacctcggtttatcgtctcatccgaatgactagcgtccagatcacctctcaaggtctagtggagggggagaaaatatcggcggctgggctgtgattcgaaccagcgcgctcagattctctcgcttcctaggcggacgcgttacctctaggccatcactccacttgttattTATTTACGGGTTTCCATAGTTCCCATAGATAGACTCCACCACGGGCCCTTTAGGCTTGGAAGCCTTGCCCTTGGAAGGCATGGTGTTGCAGCGGATTCCCAAGTCAAGGTTTTCGTAGTTCTCCCCGTCACTGCTGTCATCGTCGTTGATGGTCGTGGTCACCGGGACGTAACACTTCACCTGCTGGGGGCGAGAGGCGTAGCAGAAAGAGGTGGACTTGAAAGAAGGACGAACCGAGGTCTTCAGCTTCTCCACGTTCTCGTACACATCCCCGtcgccctcatcatcatcaccatcaccaccaccaccaccaccaccaccatcaccgttgCCGTTTCGACTCCCATTCACGGGTATGGGCGGGGCAGGATCTGCCGGCACGGAGGACGAGGCCTGGTAGGTGGTGGGCGGAGAGTAGTGCATGAGAGGAGTGCGCTGGTTTGCTGCtgcggcggcggaggaggaggaggaggaggaggactgcgGGATGGCACGAGGGTGGGAAGaggtggaagcagcagcagcagcggcggcggtggtgttggtgttgttgatggaggTGGTGGCCTGGATGGGGGAGACGTAGTGGCGGGCTGGGTTGTTGGTCTCCAGGTCGAACAGCTCCTGGGCgctggggagggtggaggtggaggtggagggcttGAAGTTGCCTCCCGTGACGCCGGACCTCCCGCCCCCGCTCTCCTCCAGACTTGTGTTCAGCTTCACCAGCCTTCTCCTGTAGgacgaaggagaaagacagagagagagagagagtgagggagagtgaggcaCGGAAGGAATTGacgggggtggtgtg from Babylonia areolata isolate BAREFJ2019XMU chromosome 18, ASM4173473v1, whole genome shotgun sequence encodes:
- the LOC143292368 gene encoding uncharacterized protein LOC143292368 gives rise to the protein MTRRIALVLVCLCCSWGGLLFEHVCCQKEVYAPRNVSATAEARAIHVSWLAPAGPQPGPQTTQAAPTQDVEVKAFRVQLIDPNHSQPAKDQWVAKVTGDLPYGHTITCVRPGLLYKVAVLAVYDAVAAVPEADAISEPVDAPTLEWTWLDDLAAHPALVMLGAGLVILCILLSAPIACYCMYKRRKRRRLVKLNTSLEESGGGRSGVTGGNFKPSTSTSTLPSAQELFDLETNNPARHYVSPIQATTSINNTNTTAAAAAAASTSSHPRAIPQSSSSSSSSAAAAANQRTPLMHYSPPTTYQASSSVPADPAPPIPVNGSRNGNGDGGGGGGGGDGDDDEGDGDVYENVEKLKTSVRPSFKSTSFCYASRPQQVKCYVPVTTTINDDDSSDGENYENLDLGIRCNTMPSKGKASKPKGPVVESIYGNYGNP